Proteins from a single region of Gossypium arboreum isolate Shixiya-1 chromosome 1, ASM2569848v2, whole genome shotgun sequence:
- the LOC108481585 gene encoding uncharacterized protein LOC108481585, giving the protein MDNKELEFLESVEEEDVCSLGGESSEEGCRASRPVIIISKPRVSEVEARVTPRVVIQKPIAPPYKDSRRVPWNYNCSIAVSEKEGSIDTLNTEAESAKEKPVMLKQEVERSEPLVNEPVIENEAKEFLKFLRHSEYSVVEQLHQQPDRISVLALLLNSEVYRNALMKVLNKTYVADDISVNKLDRLVGNISADNFIFFSDEKIPPGGRGSTKALHITTRCKGYTLLGVLVDNGSALNVLPWATLNRLPIDSSHMKTCQNIIRAFDGTERKVMGMIEVPLQIGPNAYEVDFLVMDIKPSYNCLLGRPWIHSAGAVPSSLHQKLKMVTEGRLITINAEEDIIALVTSDAPYVENDNEVVECLFRSLEFVNATFIAEESRIPIHKISRATKMNLQLTVGKGALTGRGLGRHLRGQVRVPVLVSKWDRFGLGFRPVKKDFERKQEQRRARLSGTKVRWEPMSFLHISQTFVSGGFIHSTQERIKERMVEDVMGIWNINATFEEEAMERNLSGICPYEPGSVLDNWTEEEIPVIFRANTE; this is encoded by the coding sequence ATGGATAATAAGGAATTGGAGTTCCTCGAGTCTGTCGAAGAGGAGGATGTATGCTCTCTAGGAGGAGAGTCAAGTGAAGAAGGCTGCAGAGCCAGCCGTCCAGTGATAATTATTTCGAAGCCCAGAGTTAGTGAAGTAGAAGCAAGAGTCACACCAAGAGTTGTAATCCAGAAGCCAATAGCTCCCCCTTATAAAGATAGTCGTAGGGTGCCTTGGAATTATAACTGTAGTATAGCAGTTTCAGAGAAAGAGGGTTCAATTGACACGCTAAACACAGAGGCCGAATCAGCAAAAGAGAAACCCGTCATGCTCAAGCAAGAAGTCGAGAGATCAGAACCACTGGTTAATGAGCCAGTAATAGAAAATGAAGCCAAGGAGTTCTTGAAGTTCCTAAGacacagcgagtatagtgttgTGGAACAACTACACCAACAACCGGATCGCATATCGGTATTGGCTCTGCTGTTAAATTCAGAGGTCTACCGTAACGCATTGATGAAAGTGTTGAACAAAACCTATGTTGCGGATGACATTTCGGTTAACAAATTGGATCGTCTTGTCGGAAACAtaagtgctgacaatttcatcttCTTCAGTGATGAGAAGATACCGCCAGGGGGTAGGGGGTCTACTAAGGCTCTGCATATCACTACACGTTGCAAGGGGTATACGCTACTCGGAGTGCTAGTTGATAATGGGTCCGCATTGAATGTGTTGCCTTGGGCTACGTTAAACCGTTTACCTATAGACagttcccatatgaagacgtGTCAGAACATAAtaagagcatttgatggcacagaAAGGAAAGTAATGGGAATGATAGAGGTACCTCTTCAGATTGGCCCAAATGCGTACGAGGTAGATTTCCTCGTGATGGATATTAAGCCTTCCTATAACTGTCTATTAGGAAGACCTTGGATTCACTCAGCTGGGGCAGTGCCATCCTCGCTGCACCAGAAGCTAAAGATGGTTACTGAGGGTCGCCTAATAACAATAAATGCAGAGGAGGACATTATTGCGTTAGTTACCAGTGATGCACCCTATGTAGAGAATGACAACGAAGTGGTTGAATGTTTATTTCGATCGTTAGAGTTTGTAAACGCAACATTTATAGCTGAAGAAAGCAGGATTCCGATACATAAGATATCAAGGGCTACGAAAATGAACCTGCAGCTGACAGTTGGGAAAGGAGCGTTAACTGGCAGAGGACTCGGGAGGCACCTCCGTGGACAAGTTAGAGTGCCAGTCTTGGTTAGCAAGTGGGATCGCTTCGGTTTGGGATTCAGGCCAGTGAAGAAGGACTTTGAAAGGAAACAAGAACAGCGGAGAGCGAGATTGAGTGGGACAAAAGTCAGGTGGGAACCGATGAGCTTCCTCCACATTTCTCAAACATTTGTATCTGGAGGGTTTATTCATTCTACACAGGAGAGGATAAAAGAAAGAATGGTCGAGGATGTGATGGGAATTTGGAACATCAACGCCACGTTTGAAGAGGAAGCAATGGAAAGAAATTTATCAGGCATTTGCCCATATGAGCCTGGGAGTGTTTTGGATAACTGGACTGAGGAAGAAATTCCTGTAATCTTTAGAGCTAAcacagagtaa